From Coffea arabica cultivar ET-39 chromosome 2e, Coffea Arabica ET-39 HiFi, whole genome shotgun sequence, the proteins below share one genomic window:
- the LOC113729195 gene encoding polyphenol oxidase, chloroplastic-like, producing MVDNDTFALPFWNWDNPPGMFLPVIFKDSSSPLYDSLRNPSHLNTVLDLSYEGTDSKDSTTTVIRNNLYLMYKQMVTQSTTPLSFFKKAFRAGETSDPGAGSIETSPHTNVHVWTGDPNESHGEDMGSFDSAGRDPTFYCHHANAKPVKVYVKDCLDTSVLGYTYQTVDIPWLNSKPSPRRTAIALPTAPTPSQVFPTTLEKAITVLVKRPKKKSTKTEKQKAEEVLEISGIQYNIGEFVKFDVYINEDTPDESGPEKTELLGSFTNVPHGHSMISTTTKSYAISEVLQELGADEFESVLVTLVPKSSTITISGVKIKYDNTKVSA from the exons ATGGTCGATAACGATACTTTTGCACTTCCCTTTTGGAACTGGGATAATCCACCTGGGATGTTTCTGCCAGTCATTTTCAAAGACTCCTCATCCCCACTCTATGATAGCTTACGCAATCCCTCTCACCTAAATACAGTTCTTGATCTGTCCTACGAAGGCACTGATTCAAAGGATAGTACCACAACAGTGATAAGAAACAATCTCTACCTCATGTACAAGCAAATGGTTACTCAGTCCACAACTCCATTGAGTTTTTTCAAAAAAGCGTTTCGTGCTGGTGAAACATCTGATCCCGGAGCCGGTTCAATTGAAACTAGTCCTCATACGAATGTGCACGTTTGGACTGGCGACCCTAATGAATCTCATGGCGAGGACATGGGCTCCTTCGACTCAGCGGGAAGAGACCCAACCTTTTATTGTCATCATGCCAAC GCAAAGCCTGTAAAGGTTTATGTGAAAGACTGTTTGGACACCTCAGTTCTTGGATATACTTATCAAACTGTGGATATCCCCTGGCTGAATAGTAAGCCAAGCCCGCGTAGGACGGCTATCGCATTACCAACAGCTCCTACTCCAAGTCAAGTGTTTCCAACGACCCTGGAGAAAGCTATAACTGTTCTAGTGAAGAGGCCAAAGAAGAAGAGTACCAAGACGGAGAAGCAGAAGGCAGAGGAAGTTCTGGAGATATCTGGGATCCAGTACAATATTGGAGAGTTTGTCAAGTTTGATGTGTACATCAATGAAGATACTCCGGACGAGAGCGGGCCGGAGAAGACTGAGCTGCTGGGGAGCTTCACCAACGTGCCTCATGGACATTCCATGATTTCTACTACTACTAAGAGTTATGCAATATCTGAAGTTTTGCAGGAATTGGGAGCGGATGAGTTTGAGAGCGTCTTGGTTACTTTGGTCCCCAAGAGTAGCACTATTACCATCTCGGGAGTCAAGATCAAGTATGATAACACCAAGGTGTCTGcatga
- the LOC113729194 gene encoding polyphenol oxidase, chloroplastic-like: MASLTMPTLSSNLANSSSIAHFISLAKPTHPNRKTGPKLTCNATKGDENSSDHDIAGSKNGETSLLKLDRRNVLLGIGGGLYGAFTSGANPSAFAAPLSPTFIACHDATDPDKKEIDCCPPSVMAADITDFVPTAPSVIATRPAVQLVDSTYLKKYKTAIEKMRNLSSDDPRSFTAQANVHCAYCNGGYYQDGYADSKLLLDVHNSWLFFPFHRWYLYFV, translated from the coding sequence ATGGCTTCTCTTACCATGCCAACTCTCTCCTCCAACCTTGCCAATTCCTCCTCCATAGCACATTTCATCTCACTTGCAAAACCCACTCACCCAAATCGTAAAACAGGCCCAAAACTTACATGCAATGCCACAAAAGGTGACGAAAACTCCAGTGATCATGACATTGCCGGCTCCAAAAATGGAGAAACTTCTTTACTGAAGCTTGATAGAAGAAATGTGCTACTTGGCATTGGAGGAGGGCTCTATGGTGCCTTCACTTCTGGTGCTAATCCATCAGCCTTTGCAGCACCACTATCTCCAACATTCATAGCCTGTCACGATGCCACTGACCCCGACAAAAAAGAAATCGACTGTTGTCCACCCTCGGTCATGGCCGCGGATATCACTGATTTTGTTCCTACTGCTCCTTCTGTCATCGCCACTAGACCTGCGGTGCAACTAGTCGACTCGACTTATTTGAAAAAGTACAAGACGGCCATAGAGAAAATGAGGAATCTAAGTTCGGATGATCCACGTAGTTTCACTGCACAAGCAAATGTGCATTGTGCATATTGTAACGGTGGATACTATCAAGATGGCTATGCAGATTCTAAACTTCTATTGGATGTTCACAACTCATGGCTCTTCTTTCCCTTTCACAGATGGTACTTGTATTTCGTCTAG